Below is a window of Enterobacter kobei DNA.
AGAATATAACTAAGCGGGCTGGACACCACGTTATGAGTTATATCGGCCAGGTTAAGGCCATTCTCGCCGCCCAGCACCCAACTGACGCCAAGCACGGAAAGTAACAGGCCGGGGATCACCCACAGACTGGATTTCTGCCCATTAAACAGGATGGCAAACAGAATGGTCAGGCTGGGCCACAGATAGTTCACCATGCCCACTTCAATCGCCTGATGACGGGTAGCCGCATAGCCCAGCGACAGCGCAAGGCACATCTCATAGCTGACAAACAGCAGACTTCCGGCAAGTAAATAACGCGGTGGGAAACGACGGATATCAGGAAACCCGACGGTAACAAGCAACAGCAGGCCGCTCAGGGTGTAAATCATGGCCGCGCCACCCACCGGTCCAAGCCCCTCACTGACGCCACGGATCAGCCCGACCATGGTGCTCCATAATATAATCGCCAGTAAGCCGATCAGCGTTGCTCTTTTTTTGGTCATCCCGCGCCCGTTATTCCCCTGAAATCCGCAGGCGAATTTATAACATTATTTGCGCCAGTGCATCCCTGCAACTGGCGTCATTACAATCAGATAGACGTTCTGCGGTAGCTGCGGTATTCCGGCTGCCAGAAGTTTTCTTCGATCGCTTGCTGTAACGCCTCAGCGGAGGTTTTTACCGCCAGACCCTCTTCCTGCGCCATTTTGGCAACCGCCAGCGCAATCGCCCGCGATACGGTCTGAATGTCTTTCAGCGCCGGGAGCACCATGCCTTCACCGCGGTTCGCCAGCGGGGAGTGCTGGGCCAGGGTTTCGCTGGCGGCCATCAGCATGTTGTCGCTAATGCGGGATGCGCCGGAGGAGATCACCCCAAGACCGATGCCAGGGAAGATATAGGCGTTATTGCACTGGGCGATAGGGATCACTTTATCCTGCCAGTGAACCGGCATAAACGGACTGCCGGTGGCGACCAGCGCCTGGCCTTCGGTCCAGGTAATGATGTCCTGCGGGGTGGCTTCCACGCGGGAGGTCGGGTTCGACAGCGGCAGCACGATAGGGCGCGGGCAGTGCTTATGCATTTCGCGAATGATTTCTTCGGTGAATAATCCGGTCTGCCCGGAGACGCCGATCAGAATATCCGGCTTGGCATTGCGCACCACGTCCAGCAGCGAAATCGCCTCGGCGTCGGTGTCCCAGTGTTGCAGGTTGTCGCGCTTTTGCACCAGTTTGCTCTGGAACGACAGCAGGTTTGGCATCTGATCGGTCAGCAGGCCAAAGCGATCCACCATAAAGACATTTTGACGTGCCGCCTCTTCGCTCAGACCTTCACGCTGCATCTGGGCGACAATCTGCTCGGCGATACCGCAGCCGGCAGAGCCTGCACCGAGGAACACCACTTTTTGCTGGCTCAGCTGGCTGCCCGCCGCGCGGCTGGCAGCGATAAGCGTGCCTACGGTGACCGCAGCGGTGCCCTGAATATCATCGTTGAACGAGCAGATTTCATCGCGATAGCGGGTCAGCAGCGGCATGGCGTTTTTCTGCGCGAAGTCTTCGAACTGCAACAGCACGTCCGGCCAGCGCTGTTTCACTGCCTGAATAAATTCATCGACAAAGGCGTAGTACTCATCGCCGGTGATACGCGGATGACGCCAGCCCATATACAGCGGATCGTTGAGCAACTGCTGGTTATTGGTACCGACATCCAGCACCACTGGCAGGGTGTAAGCCGGGCTGATGCCGCCACAGGCGGTGTAAAGAGAGAGCTTGCCGATAGGGATGCCCATGCCGCCGATGCCCTGATCGCCGAGGCCCAGAATGCGCTCGCCGTCGGTGACCACAATCACTTTAATATTGTGGGTCGGCACGTTTTGCAGCATGTCATCCATGTTGTGACGGTTCTGATAAGAGATGAATACCCCACGTGCGCGGCGGTAAATCTCAGAAAAACGTTCGCAGGCGGAGCCGACGGTCGGGGTGTAGATCACCGGCATCATCTCGTCGAGGTGGTTATCGACCAGACGGTAGAACAAGGTTTCGTTAGTGTCCTGGATGTTACGCAGGTAAATGTGCTTGTCGATTTCCGTTTTGAAGCCCTGATACTGTAACCAGGCGCGCTCGGCCTGCTCCTCAATGGTTTCCACCACATCAGGCAACAGCCCGAGCAGGTTAAAGTTGCTGCGTTCTTCAAGGCTGAAGGCGCTGCCCTTGTTGAGAAGCGGGAATTCCAGCAACACTGGACCGGCATAGGGGATGTACAGAGAACGGTTTTTTTTATACTTAAGTAACATCTCAAAACTCCTTTAAAAACGATCCCGTCACCTGCGTCATGACGGGGACGGCGGCGGCGCAAGTATAAAGCATGCAGATAGCAAATACTTCTCAGTTGCGTCAATCGTAAGGAGAATGTTGCAGAATTGCGAGGCAGGTTCAACAGGCCCGGCAGACGCGCGCCGCCGGGCAAATACAATTAAGACTCCGCGCGGCGATGGCGGCCGGTACGGCGCGTTACCACGGTAGCTTGATCCCCTTTGGTAACGACTTTTCTCTGGTTCGACAGCTTATAATCCATACCCAGAACATGACGTGCCTGACGATTCGTTTTCATGCTGACTCCTTAATACTGTGACAAGTTTCAAGGACGCGCCCGCCGCAATGGCGGGTGAGCGTAATCCCATAGCAAAACTGATGCCGCACGGTACAAAAATTGCGCGGCACCCTTGATGTTCGGTCATCCCATACCAAATATCAATGGCTGCGCTGGCTTTCAGAACAGTCTGTGATGTCACTCAGGTTCTCCTTCTCCAGGCCCTCTCCCGACGGGAGAGGGCGATGTGTGGATCACTCCAGTTCCAGCTGTCGGTTAATGTTGTCGATAGCCGCCTGCCACTGCGCCTGTAAATGCGGCTTCTGATGTTTTGGCTTACGCGCCAGATCCTCAGCCAGCCGGGTTTCCAGGGCGATCAGTTCTGCCAGCAGCCGATCGGCATCGGTCTCTGGCGTCGTCGGCGTTGAGGTGATGGCGACAGGGGCGACCACCGCGTCCGGCTCCCGTAGCCGCGCGAATACCGCTTCCACGTCGTGCCACTCCTGGAGTTCGCCGTCCTCAATCAGCCAGAAACGATTACAGCTGCTGGTGATCAGATCGCGATCGTGACTCACCAGCAACACGCCGCCGTCAAAGCCCGACAGCGTTTGTGCCAGCGCTTCTTTACCTTCCATATCCAGATGGTTGGTTGGCTCATCCAGCATCAACAGCGCATAGCGCGCCAGCGACATGCCGACAAACAGCAGGCGTGAACGCTCGCCGCCGCTTAACGTGCTGACCCGCTGTCCGTGACGCGCCCAGGCAAAACCCGCGGCGATCAGCGCCTGCTTGCGCACGTCCGGCGGCGGGGCGAACGGCTCCAGGGCATCAAACAGCGTGTCATCGTCATGCAGTTGATGCAGCGTCTGATCGTAATAACCGATGGTAACGCGCGGATGCAGCACCACGCCGTCATAAAGACGCTGCTGCTGATAATGCTGCCACAGCAAGCGTAACAGCGAGGATTTACCGCAGCCGTTACGTCCCATGATCGCCACGCGGTCACCGCTTTTTATACGGGCCAGCGGCAGCGTAAACAGCGGGGCGGCATCCGCAGCCGGAGCAACCGCTAATTCGCGCATTTCCAGCAACCGGTCGGCGCGCAAGGCATCGCCCTGAAGCGTGAGCGTCCAGTGGCTACCGGCGGTGACGTCGGTCTGCACCTCTTTCAGACGCAGGATCTGCTTTTCCATCTGCTTCGCCTTACGGGCGAGATCTTCGTTATCGTAAACCTGTCCCCAGGTCGCCAGCCGTTTGGCGCTGGCGGCGATGCGGTCGATCTCTTTCTGCTCGGCTTTCTGGCGCTGGGCGTCAGTTTCATCCCGCTCCGCCAGCGCCCGCCGTGCTGCCTGACATGGCAGCGCAAAACAGTGCAGCGTCTGGTCGCGCAGGATCCAGGTGGTGTTAGTCACCGCATCCAGCAGTCGGGCATCGTGGGACACCAGCACAAAGCTGCCGTTCCACGCCTGCAAAAACTGCTCCAGCCACAGCAGCGTGGGGAGATCGAGATGGTTGCTCGGCTCATCCAGCAGTAACAGATCCGGCTGGCGGATGAGCGCCTGCGCCAGTAGCAGCCGCGTGTGCTGACCGCCGCTGAGCGTACCCGCGCACAATTGCCATTCCCGCTCGCTGAAGCCCTGGCTGGCGAGCAAGGTTTCCGCCTGCCAGCGATGGCTGTCACGTTCGGCCTGCGGCAGTTGCGACAGCACCGCGTCAAGCATGGTGAGGGCGGCGAGTTCGTCAGGCAGGAGTTGTTCGACCCGCGCCAGCAGGCAGTGTCGGGCCACAGAATAGACGCCAGCGGTCGGGGAAAGGGTGCCATCCAGCACTTTTAACAGCGTGCTTTTGCCGCAGCCGTTATAGCCCACCAGACCAATGCGGTCGCCTTTTTTGACGGTAAAAGAGAGATCGCGAAACAGCGAACCAAACGCCGTATCGACACGAAGGGATTGTGCAGTTAGTAATGTGCTCATTGCTTACTCAAGAGTTACAGGCACGCGTGTGCCTCGTCAAACCTCGCTGACGATAACCCGGTAAGCCCGAGAGAAGGGAATTAGGTGATAGCTTCGCTCAAGCTTCAGTTATCGCAGCACGATACCGATAACGCTTGAGCTGTGGCGATCGCCAAAATGATGTGAATGGATAAACAATTCACAGCACAGCATAAGTAACCTCCTTTTATATTTATCAGGTGAATGAATGGGGTGAGTGTAACGAGCAAAGCGGGCTTTGCCTAGTCGCCAGCCACTACCAGATTTTGTCCTGCCAGGCGGGAGAGATTGCCGCCGAGCCGCATGTTATTCAACGGGCGCAACGCGGCAAGTCGGTCATTCGCCGCCGCCGGACAGGTATAGAGGGAGCACCAGGCTTCCAGCCATGCCAGATTGGTCGGCTGATCTAAAAAGTGACGATCCTGTTCGCTGCCAGTGGCTTCCCGGAAGGGCGTGGGATCGTCAAACCCGGCGATAACCCGTTCGCCAAGACGTTTTAGCGCAGCGTTTTCGGCATCGTTCAGGGCAACGTGATTAGCACGGGCAAACAGCGCCAGCATCACCAGCGGTTGCAGGGCGTAATTATGGTAGGCCAGCGCCCGCTGACGGCGTTTCAGCTCGTTGGGTAAAAATCCGCGCGCATCCACCTGCGCAAGGCCAGTGCGTAGCAGGGCAACGGCGTCATCAAACAGATCGTCGCGCCCGGTGACGATGGCCGTCGACATCAGCGCCCAGCCCGCCCAGTAGCTGTGATTGTTGATTTTGTTAAGCGGCAATCCGCGCCAGTCACGGGCAGTCAGCGTACCGAGCTGGCTTAGCCAGTGCTCCACCTCTGCGGCGGCAGGATCATGGTTCAGCGCTGAGTGGGGAGCGAACTTCAGCTGTATCCAGGCCGAGGAAAAGCTCGCCAGCGCCCATTTACGCACCGATCTGCCGGTATGGCTGGTGTCCGTGGAGGTGAGCGCACCGGCCCGCGCCCAGCTATCCAGCGCGAGGATGGCACAACGACTGTCGCCCCGTTGCACCAGTTTGCTGACCTGGCGCTCCATCGCGTCAATCGTGCGGGTCGAATCGCGATAGGCCTCTTCCGCAGCCTTATTCAGCGTGGCGCGGGCCGCGTCGGATCCTTCATATTTACTGCGCAGGCGCAGCGCGCCGGTATAGGGCGGCGGCACCGGCGGGCAGGCTTCTTTTGCCGCTGCGGGTTGCACGGGCAGGGTAAAACCGACAGGAGGCAGGTACTGTGCGGCATGCGCCGTCGCGCTGAACGACACGGCCGCCGCCAGTACCAGCAGAGAGGAAAGACGTAACGATCGCAGCACAGTGTCAGCCTTAAGGTCTGATAAAGCTGAAACTATAGCAAATTAATGCGTGCCAAAAACCTGCACCGCACGTTGCAGGCGGGCGGCGCGGGCAGAGAGATCGCCTGCGGCGTCGGTTACCAGCTCCACCATGCCATTATTGTTATGCGTCATCACGCCGATACGCGATACCGAGCTGTTAATCAGCTGTAACGCCTGCGTCTGCTCCTGGGTGGCGGTGCCGATCTCGTTGATCATCGTCGACATATGAATAACGTTATCGATCATCGCCGTCAGGTGGGATTCCGTACTCTCCACCATCGCCACACCGTGGCTGACGTTGGCGACATTTTTTTCGATCAGCGTTTTGATCTCTTTTGCCGCCGAGGCGGAATGCTGCGCCAGGTTACGCACTTCCGCTGCCACCACCGCAAAACCACGTCCTGACTCGCCCGCGCGGGCGGCCTCTACCGCCGCATTCAGTGCCAGGA
It encodes the following:
- the yddG gene encoding aromatic amino acid DMT transporter YddG — translated: MTKKRATLIGLLAIILWSTMVGLIRGVSEGLGPVGGAAMIYTLSGLLLLVTVGFPDIRRFPPRYLLAGSLLFVSYEMCLALSLGYAATRHQAIEVGMVNYLWPSLTILFAILFNGQKSSLWVIPGLLLSVLGVSWVLGGENGLNLADITHNVVSSPLSYILAFCGAIIWAAYCTVTSKYARGHNGITVFILLTAISLWIKYALSDQPPMIFSWLVSLKLLLVACALGFGYAAWNTGILHGHVNVLAAASYFTPVLSSALAALLLSAPLSLSFWQGALMVCGGSLLCWYATRQR
- a CDS encoding NAD-dependent malic enzyme; protein product: MLLKYKKNRSLYIPYAGPVLLEFPLLNKGSAFSLEERSNFNLLGLLPDVVETIEEQAERAWLQYQGFKTEIDKHIYLRNIQDTNETLFYRLVDNHLDEMMPVIYTPTVGSACERFSEIYRRARGVFISYQNRHNMDDMLQNVPTHNIKVIVVTDGERILGLGDQGIGGMGIPIGKLSLYTACGGISPAYTLPVVLDVGTNNQQLLNDPLYMGWRHPRITGDEYYAFVDEFIQAVKQRWPDVLLQFEDFAQKNAMPLLTRYRDEICSFNDDIQGTAAVTVGTLIAASRAAGSQLSQQKVVFLGAGSAGCGIAEQIVAQMQREGLSEEAARQNVFMVDRFGLLTDQMPNLLSFQSKLVQKRDNLQHWDTDAEAISLLDVVRNAKPDILIGVSGQTGLFTEEIIREMHKHCPRPIVLPLSNPTSRVEATPQDIITWTEGQALVATGSPFMPVHWQDKVIPIAQCNNAYIFPGIGLGVISSGASRISDNMLMAASETLAQHSPLANRGEGMVLPALKDIQTVSRAIALAVAKMAQEEGLAVKTSAEALQQAIEENFWQPEYRSYRRTSI
- the sra gene encoding stationary-phase-induced ribosome-associated protein, translated to MKTNRQARHVLGMDYKLSNQRKVVTKGDQATVVTRRTGRHRRAES
- a CDS encoding ABC-F family ATP-binding cassette domain-containing protein — encoded protein: MSTLLTAQSLRVDTAFGSLFRDLSFTVKKGDRIGLVGYNGCGKSTLLKVLDGTLSPTAGVYSVARHCLLARVEQLLPDELAALTMLDAVLSQLPQAERDSHRWQAETLLASQGFSEREWQLCAGTLSGGQHTRLLLAQALIRQPDLLLLDEPSNHLDLPTLLWLEQFLQAWNGSFVLVSHDARLLDAVTNTTWILRDQTLHCFALPCQAARRALAERDETDAQRQKAEQKEIDRIAASAKRLATWGQVYDNEDLARKAKQMEKQILRLKEVQTDVTAGSHWTLTLQGDALRADRLLEMRELAVAPAADAAPLFTLPLARIKSGDRVAIMGRNGCGKSSLLRLLWQHYQQQRLYDGVVLHPRVTIGYYDQTLHQLHDDDTLFDALEPFAPPPDVRKQALIAAGFAWARHGQRVSTLSGGERSRLLFVGMSLARYALLMLDEPTNHLDMEGKEALAQTLSGFDGGVLLVSHDRDLITSSCNRFWLIEDGELQEWHDVEAVFARLREPDAVVAPVAITSTPTTPETDADRLLAELIALETRLAEDLARKPKHQKPHLQAQWQAAIDNINRQLELE
- a CDS encoding alginate lyase family protein, with the protein product MLRSLRLSSLLVLAAAVSFSATAHAAQYLPPVGFTLPVQPAAAKEACPPVPPPYTGALRLRSKYEGSDAARATLNKAAEEAYRDSTRTIDAMERQVSKLVQRGDSRCAILALDSWARAGALTSTDTSHTGRSVRKWALASFSSAWIQLKFAPHSALNHDPAAAEVEHWLSQLGTLTARDWRGLPLNKINNHSYWAGWALMSTAIVTGRDDLFDDAVALLRTGLAQVDARGFLPNELKRRQRALAYHNYALQPLVMLALFARANHVALNDAENAALKRLGERVIAGFDDPTPFREATGSEQDRHFLDQPTNLAWLEAWCSLYTCPAAANDRLAALRPLNNMRLGGNLSRLAGQNLVVAGD